The DNA window GTCCATCAGGTGGGAAAGGGCTAGCACGATCCGTTCGAAGCTACAGGGAGCATCCCACTCTCGAAAGCCGCCCAATCCTCGCCGATGCAGCCAAGATATGGCCTTTTGCTCCCCTCGCTCTCGATGCCATCTTCCATTTTTGCCCGAATGGACAAATACCCGACGAGGATAAAGCTGGCCAGCCAGGAGCTCACAGGCATGAGATAGGATCTGATGACTCTCGGACTGCTGGCGCAGGTCCTCATCCCCTGGCTCATCTATCCCATAAGGGAATTCCAAGATACACTTCTCCAGCAAATGCTGGAGTGAAGATGGGAAAGAGGGGTTCTTCCCATAGCGATACACCATGCCTAACAAGCCTAGCAGATACGCATTGCTATCGTTCTTGCGCTGATGAACCCTCTGGATAGCTTCTTCGATGGCGTCGGCTTTGACTTTAGGCCAACGCCCCAGCTCCATTTTAGCGATCTCGGTGAAGAGTCCCTCTTCTCGCCGGGCAGCATCGTCGAGCGCCTCTAGGCGACGCTCCTCATAGGTGTCCTGGGGCTGCTGGAAGAAGTGACGGTTGAGCACCCACAGGTCTATCTTCCGCTGGATGCGCATGTTTTGGTCGTAGTATTCTCGGGGCCTTGGCATCAGAACTGCCTGGTAAGGGCCCTCTGGCACCTCCCAAGGCCTGCCCAGGAAGGCGTGGTCTCCAGCCTTCCCTATCACATGCGCTTCGGCGTAGATCCGACCTGATGGTCTTTGAAGGCGAACCATCACCTCGGCCGATATTGTCAGATCGTCAGGCCATCGGACGAAGATGTGTTCGCCCCCTGCGTAGACATCCCGGTCGAGATAAGCGGCTTCAAACACCCTCTCCAAAGTCTGGCGGCGGGCCCCTGCCCTGTCAGGGATCGGCAAAAGCACTCGAAGCGGCTCGGATCCCGTGTCAGAAGGAAAGCCGAGAATCCGCAGCGCCATCCGGTAGGGGCATGCCCGCAGCCCCACTTGCTCAAAGCGCACCAGGACCTCGTTATGGCCTTCCTGAAGTAGGGCCGGGAATGAGATGCTGTGGGGAGCCTGATCGGCGAAGCGCTCCTGCCGCAGAAGATGTCGCCCGTTCAGCCAAAGATCTGCCGGGCCATGCGTGGTCAGGACGAAGGTCACCTCCTGGGAGGCAGCGCTTGCAACCCGAGCATACGCCCAGGCTCGCAGGTAATGACAGGTGGGGTGAAAACCGGAAAGGTCTACAAAGTGATCCTCGAGGCAATGGACGGAATACCAACTTAGATCCTCGTCATCCGGCCTAAGCGCTCCTCTCTCGACGGGGAGCCAGGCAACGCCCGAATCCTCCTCATAGTAGTGACGGGCGATCTGAAGCTGGAGCTCCTGATCCCCTAAGCGGTCCGACTTGAGAATGGAAAGGGTTTGAGGGCCAGCTACCAGCCAGTGGTGGATATAACCGTCTTGCAGTTCGTAACCGATGTAATAGACAGCCATGTCTAGTCTCACCAGAGCATCAACCATAAAGCAAGGTTGGCCAAGATCAGGAACCCAATCTGAACGCCCGTTACCCAGGCGAATCGCCGTACTAACCGGCTCGTGCTAACGGCAGCGTCCTTTTGGTAGAGGGCCTCGCAGATATAAACTAACGCTAACCAGGCTAAGCCGAGGGCGACGAAGCCGAATTTCTCAATCGTTGGGAGGGTCCAACGATCGGCATCCAAGCGGAAGGCCACTGCGCGCAATAGCGTCCTAGCGACGAGCAGGTCTGCCACTCCCAGGGCGGTTGAGACCAGCCACAGGAGGTAAGGCCCACCCGATCGCCATATCCTGCGCCCTATCTGGCTCACGTTAAACTTCCACTGAAACTGTCACGGCCCCGGTCAGTGTGAGCTCCCTAGCCCGGTGACAGCGCACGTAGTGTCCCGGGCTGATCTCCTCAAGGAGGGGATCCTCCTGCCTGCAGATCTCTTGGGCATACAGGCACCGAGGATGAAAGTAACAGCCGGAAGGTGGGTTCGCCGGATTGGCCACCTCGCCGGTGAGCAGGACGCGTTTCTCTCGCGGCCGTGGGTCGGGCCTGGGAATGGCCGACATCAGCGCTTCAGTATACGGGTGCTTCGGTGAGGCGAAAAGCTCAGCCGTGGGCGCCATTTCGACCAGCTTGCCGACATACATCACTGCCACGCGGTCGCTAATGTGGGCGACGACGCTCAGATCATGGGCAATGAACAGGTAGGTCAGGCCCAATTGCTCTTGGAGGTCCTTGAGCAGGTTTAAGATCTGGGCCTGCACGGAAACGTCCAGCGCCGAGACCGGCTCGTCACAGACGACGAATTTGGGATTCGGCGCCAGGGCGCGCGCGAGGGCGATACGCTGTCGCTGGCCGCCGCTGAAGGCGTGGGGATACCGCCGCATATATTCCGGCGGAAGGCCCACCAACCGCAGTAACTCGGCGACGCGCTCCTCTAGCTCTTTCCCTTTGGCGATGTTCATCGCCCGCAGAGGGGCGCCGACGATATCCAGCAGGGTCATGCGCGGGTTAAGAGAGGTATAAGGGTCCTGAAACATCATGCGCATGCTGCGGCGGACCTGTCTCAGTTGTTCTGCATCAAGTTTGCTGACATCCACACGTCCCAGAACCGGATCTCTAAAAAGCACTTGGCCGCTAGTAGGTGGGATAGCTCGCAAGATTGAGCGTCCTACTGTGGTCTTCCCACAGCCGCTCTCGCCGACCAGGCCTAAAGTCTCCCCCTCCATGATATGAAAACTCACATCGTCCACGGCCTTCACATAGCCCACGACCCTTCGGAGAAAGCCGCGTTCGATCGGGAAATACTTTTTCAGCCCTTTGACTTCCAGCAGGGGCTCGGCTTGATGAACTTGATCTTGCATGTTGCGGATCCTTCTGACAGTTGGGCTCTATTAGGTGGTCAGATACGGGCCGAGAATCAAGCGCCGCTCGACCCATCTAAGCCAGTACTCATGGCTGCGAATACAGATGACATCGGACGAAGTGCCCAGCCTCAGCCTCGATATACTTGGGCTCCACCTGATTGCAGACTCCGGCGATGAAATCGGGACATCGAGGATGAAAAGAGCATCCTTTGAGCACGCTATAGGGGTCGGGCACCATACCTTTGATCACCTGTAAGCGCTTCTGTTTATGGTTTCGAGCGACCGCATCGTCTAATTGGGGAATCGACTTGAGGAGAGCCCGCGTATAGGGGTGCAAGGGGTTGAAGAAAAGATCGGTTACGGTAGCCTGTTCGACGACCTTGCCCAAATACATCACGGCGACTTCGTTGGCCATCTCAGCGATCACCCCTAGGTTGTGGGTGATGTACATGATGGCCATCCCCAACTCCTGTTGGAGCTCTCGCATTAGGTCCAGGATCTGCGCTTCGGTGGTGACATCCAGCGCTGTCGTGGGCTCATCGGCGATAAGCAGGCGAGGATGACAACTGAGGGCCATCGCGATGACGGCTCGCTGGCGCATACCCCCGCTCAACTGGAAAGGGTAATCGTCGATGGTCTTCTTCGGGTTAGGCATCCTGACCCGGGCCAGCATTTCAATCGCTCTCTCCCGGGCCTCGGCCTTGCTCACTTTCTGATGCAACTCGATGACTTCCATGATCTGAGCCCCTACAGTGCGTACTGGGCTCATCGCCGTCATCGGCTCCTGAAATACCATGGAGATCTCGTTGCCCCGGATGGCTCGGATCTCCTTGCTGGTGGGGTGAAGCTTGGCCAGATCGATGACTTCAGTGGCCGTAGAGGAGTTGTCTTTGTTCACCGGCCTATAATATAGAATCTCGCCCCCCTCGATCCGGCCAGGAGGAGGCACAATGCGCAGAATGGAATAGGCCGTCATGCTTTTGCCACAGCCACTCTCGCCGACGATTCCCAACGTTCGACCTCGCTTGATCTTTAGATCCACGCCATTGACGGCCCGAACCGTGCCTTCAATCAAGTGAAAGTACATGTGTAGGTTTTTAATCTCGATTAGCACCTCGTTATCGGTTTCTACCAGGTTTTTGTACATCGCTGCCATCTCTTCAGAGGTTTTCCCTTTATGCAACGTACGGATCGGCGGCGTCACGTAAGCCGTCCCCCAGGAAATTGAACATGAGCACCGCCGTGACCACAAAGGCCACCGGCCAGAGCAACCACGGCAATTGGGAGATGGTCTGCAAGTTTTGGGCGTCTTGCAACATCACTCCCCAGCTAATGGTCGGCTCACGCAGGCCGATGCCCAGGAAGCTCAGGGCTGTCTCTCCCAGGATCATCCCTGGGATGGAAATCGTCAATGAGACGATGATATAGCTGGCAAACCCAGGCAACATGTAACTGGTGATGATGCGCCACTCGCTTTCACCGTCCAGCTTGGCGGCCAAGATGTAGTCTTCCTCACGGAGGCTGAGCATCTTGCCGCGTACGGTGCGGGCTAGCGTGGTCCAGCCTAGGACTGAGAGGATGATCGTGATATAGAAATAGACACGCAGTTGCGGCCAGTCTTGTGGTAAGGCGGCCGCCAGTGACATCCATAGAGGGATCGTCGGCAACGAAACCAGCACATCAATCACCCGCATAATGACTTCGTCCACGACGCCGCCAAAGTATCCCGCTATCCCTCCGAGGATCAGCCCCAGGAAGAAGGAAAGCCCCACGCCGATCAGCCCAACCGTCAGGCTGACGCGCGCCCCGTGAAAGATGCGCGATAGACAATCCCGACCGAGGTTATCGGAGCCCAGGAGGAACAAGGGAGCCCTCTCGTTATCCCCAGTGCCGAGGAGGTGCAGATCGCTCTTGAACAATCCCCAAAGCTCGTACTCATTACCACGCACAAAGAGCCGGATGGGATAGATAGCTGAATAATCCTCTTTATACACAGGCCGCCGGGTGACCGGGTCACGCTCGCGCACGATGCCGTAGATGAAAGGCCATCGTAGCCGGCCCTGCTGATCAATGATGTGGATCTTCGCTGGGGGGCTAGCGGTGAACTCTTTGTACCGATGCGAAGGGTTATGCGGGCTGAGGAATTCAGCGAAGATGGCGATAAAATAGAAAATCCCCAAGACGATCATGGCCACTTGGGCCAGCTTATGCCGACGGAATTTCCACCAGACCAACTGCCACTGTCCAGCCCGGTAGAATTCCTCCTCCCGTTTTTCTTCGAGAGCCCCCTCTCGACCTCTTCTCCAAAGAGAGCGGCTGCCTCTGACCAGTGAGCTCAGGCTGTTCATGATGATTCCACACCTCCGAAGCGGATGCGGGGATCCACAATAGCCAACAGGATGTCAGAAATCAGGCTCCCCAACGCAGTGAGCGTGCCGATAATCAAAGTGTAAGCTCCTGCCGTATACATATCCTGTCGCATCAAGGCACGCCATAATACCGGGCCTGCTGTATTGAGATTGAGCACAATCTCCACAACCATGCCACCTGAGAAGAACCATACCAACAGCCAGCCAAAGGTGCTGAGGATGGGGTTAATGGCAATGCGCACGGGGTACCGCATCAGCACGTCGAACTCGGAGAGCCCCTTGGCACGGGCGACCGTAACATAGGGCTTGCGCAGCTCGTCCAGCATGGTGGCGCGTACTGTACGGATTAAGTTGGCCGTCCCGCCGATGGCAAGGACGATGACCGGCAGCCATAGATGTTTGAGCATGTCCACAAACTTGGCCCAGCTCCAGGGGAGCGGCTCGAATTCCGGTGAGAACAGCCCTCCCACCCGGATGCCAAAATGAGCATAGGCCACATACATGATTACCAGAGCCAGGAGAAATCCAGGCGTAGCCAGGCCGATAAAGCCCAGGAAAGTGAAGAAATAGTCAGCAATAGAGTACTGCCTTACTGCTACATAAATGCCCACAGGGATGGCGAAAGACCAACATACAATGAAACTGAGAAAGGCGATGAAGAAAGTAGTTCCAATTCTGGCTGTGATGACCTCACTGACGGGCTTTTGCCAATCAAACGAGTATCCGAAGTCAAACCGGGTCACAATATTGGTGATCCACTTGAGATATTGCTCATGCATAGGCCGGTCAAGGCCGTACATCTTCGTGAATCGCTCGACTTCGTATTGGTCTATAGTCACGCCAGAGGCGCGCAGACGGTTCAGATATTCTGTCAGATAATCTCCCGGCGGAAGCTGGATGATAATAAACGCTAGGACCGAGATCAAAAACACTTGCGGGATCATCCGTAGAAGGCGCTTGACGATGTAACCCAACATCCGGATTCACTCCTTACGGATCATTTCATCCTTACGGATCATTTCATAGTATAGGGGACTGCCGGATGCAGGCCCAGGCCTGCATCCGGCAAGTGGTTGTTTCGGGTGGGCATCAGGCTCGCCGGCCGCCCTCATAAAAGAACGCTTCGGGGTGATAAGTGGAAAGCCCGTAGGTATCCCAACCGATGGGAACCTTGGGCCGCGGCAGGTTGCGCAGATTCTTGTTGAAGCAGAGCGGAGCCGGGCACTCCAGGACTAGGCCGATCTGCAACGGGTTATCAGCCAGGTAGTCGAAGATCTGCTGCATCAACTGGACGCGCTCGTTCTCATCCACTGTGGCCGTCACCTGATCAAAGAGGTCGTAGAGCCTCTTGATCTCATCCGGCGGCTCGATGAGGCCTGGAGCTGTCCGATCTGCGGCTGTGTACCAAACGGCCCATGCGGAGCAGGCTGTCCCCTGCTGGGGGTCACCGGTCGGGATGAACCACTGCGGCTGGATGTGCAGAAGCAAATCCGTACAGCGGTCCTGATGCCAGACGCCGCAATGCACCTGGTAGGCCAGCATGCGCTCGTTGTAGAGCGACTCCTGCACATACTTGGTGGTCGCATCAATCCCTACTTCGCGCCAGTAGGTGACGACCATTGCGGTGAGCTTGTCCGTGGCCGGGCCGACGCGCTCGCCTGCATGCTCGATGTTGAACTTAAGCCGCTGGCCGTCGGGCCGCAGGCGGAAGCCCTCGCTATCGCGCTTATCCAAGCCCATCTCATCCAGCAGCTTGTTGGCCAACTCGGGGTCGTACTGCGCCCAGGCCGTGCCGTACTTTTCCTTATAGTACTTAGAGTTGGGCATTGGGCTGGCCTGGCCCATGCGAGCCATGCCGTAGAACAGGCTCTCATTGATCTCGTCACGGTCAATTGCCACCGAAAGCGCCTTGACAAAGTTGGGGTGGTTGACGATCTGGGTCAAGACCGGGTCATCAGCGATGTAGTGCTGCGGGAAAAGAATATATCGATCGGACATGCAGGAGAGATAGTCGCCGACGATGTAGTTGCCCCTGGCTTCGTTCTCCTTGTAGAACGGGTAATCGGCGATGGTGACATCGTGCTGCCCGAGGATATCTAGCTCGCCCTGGACCAGCTTGAGCTTGACCGCTTCGACGTTGGTCACATAGTCATAGCGTAGTCGGTCGATGTAGGGCAATTGATTGCCGGCCATATCTACTTTCCAGTAGTATGGGTTGCGCTCCCATAGGAACAAACCCTCCTGCGGACGTTCCACGATGATCCAAGGCGAGAGGGTGGGGAAGCCGATGATCCAGTCGGGGCCTTGCCAGACGCCCAATCCCCATTGCGCGCGCTGGCTGAATAACGCCGCCCAATTCTCCAGCCCCTGCTCCTTAGCCATCGCGTCCAGCTTGGCCTGATCGGTGTACTTGGGATGAAACTGCTTATAGTAATGCGATGGAGCGATAATGCTGGGGGAGACGTTAGAGGGCTCCCAACGGGTTAAATGGGCGGCGAAGTTGCCAAATGGGGCGGCGAAAGTGATCTTAAAGGTGAAGTCGTCCACGATCTCCACCTTCATAGGTTCGCCACCGAAGCGCATCTGCCAAGGAAGCGAGGCGACGAGCTCTTTGTTGAGATAGAAATCCTCCCACCAGAAGCGGACGTCTTCTGTGGTCACTGGCTGACCATCTGACCACTTCATGCCTTGGCGCAGGTGTAGGGTGTAGCTCTTGCCATCCGGAGTGACCTCCCAGCTCTCCAGGATGTTCGGCACAATTGTTCGCAGGTCAATGTCCGAGTAGTGGAGCATGCGCTCGGCGTTCAGGTCATAGTTGCTGACGAACCATACGGGGTCAAAGTGGATCATGCGCACTTCGCCACCGTATTCTCCGATGGCCTCGCGGCCACCCACGACTAGAGGGTTCACCGGCAACCGTTCCTCCACCGGTGGAAGTTGTCCAGCCGCCACTCGCTCGGCCAGCATGGGAGCTTCACGGTACTTCGCGGCCGGCTTCTCGACAATGACCTCCTTCTCGACGACGACGGTCTCTTTAATGACCTGGGGAGTAGGGGTGGGGCCCATACAGCCGGTCAGCATTCCAGCTGCAGCCGCCGCCGATACGCGCAGAAAGTCACGCCGGGTTACTTTGCGCTTTGCCATAATTCTCCCTCCTTACAGGAAATAGGTGCTCAGTACCTCCTCAGGCTAGCCCTAGAGGTAACGGCCTATCCGACAAGGCCGATGTTTGAACGGCATGACGATTGAGATTGAGATCGTAAGCTTGCTGGCCGATGGGACAAAAGCTATCAAGCTGTAAGGACATAGTGAGAGGTCCTTAGGCGAGATGGGAACTTGCCCTTACCCGTACCGACTACCTGTTTAAGCGTCCGCGTTGGGTTACTACGGAAAATATACAACAACCTTGATTTCCTGTCAATAAGGTGGTCAGTTCACTCAATCCCTCCTCTTCAGTCTCCTTCCCTTTGTAGCAAAGATGGTCAGGGCGTACCTGCCACATAGGACGCGCGAGTATCAAAAGAGGAGATGAAGAGCATAATATATGTCCCATATATGGTCCATGTGAACCATTTTTGTATGGTCCATATGGAGGACGACTAGCGCATGCGGCCCAATTATATTGTACTAAAATTCACAATATGAGCTCTTATTATGGAGGCAAGCGATGAACTTAAGAAGGCCCAATGCGAACGAGGCGACAGATACTTTTAACCGTTCCAAGAATGTTGTCCCTATGTCCGGGCTCTGCACTACATGTTGGGATGGATGCAAGGGCAGTTGTGAGATCTGGCTATCCTCTTTCAGAGGACGTGAAGTGCTCTATCCGGGACCTTTTGGGGAGGTTACTGCGGGAGCGGACAAGAATTACCCCGTGGATTATTCGCACTTGAACATTCAGGGCTATGCGATCGGAGCGGATGGCTTGCCGGAAGGCGTAGAGGTTGGACCTGACACCACGATCTTCCATAATGTCGATACGGAGACGGAGTACGGTTGGACTAGGAAAGTAAAAATGAAGCTCCCGATCTTCACAGGCGCGCTAGGCTCTACGGACATCGCTCGTAAGAACTGGGAGCATCTCGCAGTAGGAGCCGCCATCTCCGGGGTGACCATTGTCTGCGGTGAGAATGTGTGCGGTGTAGACCCCGGCCTTGAGTTGGATCGTCATGGTAAGATCAAAAGGTCGCCGGAGATGGATCGGCGAGTCGAGATTTATAGGCGTTTCCATGACGGCTACGGGGAACTCCTAGTCCAAATGAACGTAGAGGATGCCCGATTAGGGGTGGCTGAATACGTCCTATCAAAGCATCGCCTGGATACAATCGAGCTGAAGTGGGGACAGGGGGCGAAATGCATCGGAGGTGAGATCAAAGTCCCCTCGCTGGAGCAAGCACTTGAGTTGAAACAAAGAGGGTATTTCGTCTTCCCAGACCCTGCCGAGCCTACTGTACAGAAGGCATATGCAGAGGGAAGCATCCGGGGATTCGAGAGGCATTCTCGCCTAGGGTTTGTGAGCCGTGAAGCATTCTTGCAGGAGATCGAGCGTTTACGCAGCCTTGGGTTTCGGCGAATCACGCTCAAAACGGGAGCGTACTCCGCCATTGAATTGGCGATGGCATTACGCTATGGTGCTGAAGCGCAACTGGATTTGATCACGATAGACGGTGCTCCTGGTGGTACAGGAATGAGCCCATGGCCCATGATGAATGAGTGGGGAATCCCCACCTTCTATCTCGAATCCTTGGCCTATCAATTCTGCGAAAAGCTCTCTCGGAGGGGATTCCGGGTCCCGGACATCGCCATCGCCGGAGGCTTTTCTACTGAAGATGGTGTGTTCAAAGCGATTGCTATGGGAAGCCCTTATGTGAAGGCGGTGTGCATGGGCCGGGCCTTGATGATCCCTGGTATGGTCGGCAAGAACATCGGCAAATGGTTAGAAGAGGGCAATCTCCCCAGAACGGTCTCCAGGTATGGGGCCACTGTGGAAGCGATCTTCGTCTGTTATGAAGAACTGGCTGGGAAGTTCGGCCAAGAGATCAAAAATATACCTTTAGGGGCGATTGCGTTCTACACGTTCTGCCAGAAATTCAAAACAGGCCTACAGCAATTGATGGCTGGAAGCAGGAATTTCAGAATCTCAACGATTTCTCGCAAAGACCTCATGGCTTTGACGGAGGAAGCTGCAAAGATCTCCGGCATCCCATATGTGATGGACGCTTACCGGGAGGAGGCGGAGCAGATCTTGGAAGCATGACCGACTGCAGATAAGCATAACGATCATCCCCTAAGGGAGGTGGGCTTCTCACGCTTTGGGCTTTGAAGCTCACCTCCCTATATTTTAGCATCATGAAGGGTAGAAAGATTTGTCTTCGATCACATCCTTGACAAGGCCGAACATACGATATAGAATAGTGACAGAGGTACTCGCAAGGAGAGTTTCACCCCATGGTTCGCGAAGTGATTGTTACCTCTCGTGCTCCTGCGGCGGTAGGACCTTATGCTCAGGCGATTCGAGTAGGTGACTTCGTTTTCACAGCTGGACAGATCGGCCTAGATCCCGTCACTGGTAAGTTGTGTGAGGGTTTGGCGGCGCAAACGCGCCAGGCCCTGGATAACCTGCAGGCGATCCTAGAGGCGGCTGGCAGCAGCCTGCAGGACGTGGTCAAGACCACGATTTTCCTGACGGATATCACCCACTTTCCCACCGTAAACGCCATATACGGTGGTGTCTTCTCTAACCATCCTCCCGCCCGATCCACTGTACAGGTTGCTGCATTACCCCTGGGCGCGTTGATCGAGATCGAAGCGATCGCCCTGGTGCGAGGCGAAGCGGAGCAACCTATTGCCCGCTGATCGTTTGCATCCCGCACGAAAACGGGGTATAATGTTGCATACATCCCAGGAGGAGAAGCAGACACGCATGGAAAATGAGGAGAACGCCCGGCCTCTCAGCCCCGAGAGAGCCCAGGCAGATAGTACCCAACCTTCTGCAGCGCAGCCAGCGCAAGCGGAGGAAGTTCACCCGATGGCTGAGCTGCTTGACGCAGAAGACTTCAGCGATTTTCAGCCCAAAGCGGGTGAAATCCGTGATGGCATCATCGTCAGCGTTAGCCCTAACGAGATCCTGATCGACATCGGTGCTAAGTCCGAAGGGGTGGTCTCTGGGCGTGAGTTAGAGCGCCTTGGCTCTGAGATTGAGCGCCTGAAGCCAGGAGATGCCGT is part of the Anaerolineae bacterium genome and encodes:
- a CDS encoding glutamate synthase-related protein, which encodes MNLRRPNANEATDTFNRSKNVVPMSGLCTTCWDGCKGSCEIWLSSFRGREVLYPGPFGEVTAGADKNYPVDYSHLNIQGYAIGADGLPEGVEVGPDTTIFHNVDTETEYGWTRKVKMKLPIFTGALGSTDIARKNWEHLAVGAAISGVTIVCGENVCGVDPGLELDRHGKIKRSPEMDRRVEIYRRFHDGYGELLVQMNVEDARLGVAEYVLSKHRLDTIELKWGQGAKCIGGEIKVPSLEQALELKQRGYFVFPDPAEPTVQKAYAEGSIRGFERHSRLGFVSREAFLQEIERLRSLGFRRITLKTGAYSAIELAMALRYGAEAQLDLITIDGAPGGTGMSPWPMMNEWGIPTFYLESLAYQFCEKLSRRGFRVPDIAIAGGFSTEDGVFKAIAMGSPYVKAVCMGRALMIPGMVGKNIGKWLEEGNLPRTVSRYGATVEAIFVCYEELAGKFGQEIKNIPLGAIAFYTFCQKFKTGLQQLMAGSRNFRISTISRKDLMALTEEAAKISGIPYVMDAYREEAEQILEA
- a CDS encoding ABC transporter permease; amino-acid sequence: MNSLSSLVRGSRSLWRRGREGALEEKREEEFYRAGQWQLVWWKFRRHKLAQVAMIVLGIFYFIAIFAEFLSPHNPSHRYKEFTASPPAKIHIIDQQGRLRWPFIYGIVRERDPVTRRPVYKEDYSAIYPIRLFVRGNEYELWGLFKSDLHLLGTGDNERAPLFLLGSDNLGRDCLSRIFHGARVSLTVGLIGVGLSFFLGLILGGIAGYFGGVVDEVIMRVIDVLVSLPTIPLWMSLAAALPQDWPQLRVYFYITIILSVLGWTTLARTVRGKMLSLREEDYILAAKLDGESEWRIITSYMLPGFASYIIVSLTISIPGMILGETALSFLGIGLREPTISWGVMLQDAQNLQTISQLPWLLWPVAFVVTAVLMFNFLGDGLRDAADPYVA
- a CDS encoding RidA family protein — protein: MVREVIVTSRAPAAVGPYAQAIRVGDFVFTAGQIGLDPVTGKLCEGLAAQTRQALDNLQAILEAAGSSLQDVVKTTIFLTDITHFPTVNAIYGGVFSNHPPARSTVQVAALPLGALIEIEAIALVRGEAEQPIAR
- a CDS encoding ABC transporter permease gives rise to the protein MLGYIVKRLLRMIPQVFLISVLAFIIIQLPPGDYLTEYLNRLRASGVTIDQYEVERFTKMYGLDRPMHEQYLKWITNIVTRFDFGYSFDWQKPVSEVITARIGTTFFIAFLSFIVCWSFAIPVGIYVAVRQYSIADYFFTFLGFIGLATPGFLLALVIMYVAYAHFGIRVGGLFSPEFEPLPWSWAKFVDMLKHLWLPVIVLAIGGTANLIRTVRATMLDELRKPYVTVARAKGLSEFDVLMRYPVRIAINPILSTFGWLLVWFFSGGMVVEIVLNLNTAGPVLWRALMRQDMYTAGAYTLIIGTLTALGSLISDILLAIVDPRIRFGGVESS
- a CDS encoding ABC transporter ATP-binding protein, yielding MQDQVHQAEPLLEVKGLKKYFPIERGFLRRVVGYVKAVDDVSFHIMEGETLGLVGESGCGKTTVGRSILRAIPPTSGQVLFRDPVLGRVDVSKLDAEQLRQVRRSMRMMFQDPYTSLNPRMTLLDIVGAPLRAMNIAKGKELEERVAELLRLVGLPPEYMRRYPHAFSGGQRQRIALARALAPNPKFVVCDEPVSALDVSVQAQILNLLKDLQEQLGLTYLFIAHDLSVVAHISDRVAVMYVGKLVEMAPTAELFASPKHPYTEALMSAIPRPDPRPREKRVLLTGEVANPANPPSGCYFHPRCLYAQEICRQEDPLLEEISPGHYVRCHRARELTLTGAVTVSVEV
- a CDS encoding ABC transporter substrate-binding protein, which gives rise to MAKRKVTRRDFLRVSAAAAAGMLTGCMGPTPTPQVIKETVVVEKEVIVEKPAAKYREAPMLAERVAAGQLPPVEERLPVNPLVVGGREAIGEYGGEVRMIHFDPVWFVSNYDLNAERMLHYSDIDLRTIVPNILESWEVTPDGKSYTLHLRQGMKWSDGQPVTTEDVRFWWEDFYLNKELVASLPWQMRFGGEPMKVEIVDDFTFKITFAAPFGNFAAHLTRWEPSNVSPSIIAPSHYYKQFHPKYTDQAKLDAMAKEQGLENWAALFSQRAQWGLGVWQGPDWIIGFPTLSPWIIVERPQEGLFLWERNPYYWKVDMAGNQLPYIDRLRYDYVTNVEAVKLKLVQGELDILGQHDVTIADYPFYKENEARGNYIVGDYLSCMSDRYILFPQHYIADDPVLTQIVNHPNFVKALSVAIDRDEINESLFYGMARMGQASPMPNSKYYKEKYGTAWAQYDPELANKLLDEMGLDKRDSEGFRLRPDGQRLKFNIEHAGERVGPATDKLTAMVVTYWREVGIDATTKYVQESLYNERMLAYQVHCGVWHQDRCTDLLLHIQPQWFIPTGDPQQGTACSAWAVWYTAADRTAPGLIEPPDEIKRLYDLFDQVTATVDENERVQLMQQIFDYLADNPLQIGLVLECPAPLCFNKNLRNLPRPKVPIGWDTYGLSTYHPEAFFYEGGRRA
- a CDS encoding ABC transporter ATP-binding protein, which gives rise to MYKNLVETDNEVLIEIKNLHMYFHLIEGTVRAVNGVDLKIKRGRTLGIVGESGCGKSMTAYSILRIVPPPGRIEGGEILYYRPVNKDNSSTATEVIDLAKLHPTSKEIRAIRGNEISMVFQEPMTAMSPVRTVGAQIMEVIELHQKVSKAEARERAIEMLARVRMPNPKKTIDDYPFQLSGGMRQRAVIAMALSCHPRLLIADEPTTALDVTTEAQILDLMRELQQELGMAIMYITHNLGVIAEMANEVAVMYLGKVVEQATVTDLFFNPLHPYTRALLKSIPQLDDAVARNHKQKRLQVIKGMVPDPYSVLKGCSFHPRCPDFIAGVCNQVEPKYIEAEAGHFVRCHLYSQP